Proteins encoded in a region of the Saccharothrix ecbatanensis genome:
- a CDS encoding AMP-dependent synthetase/ligase produces MARSIPDLLRERVRATPDTEALRYRIGDTWTSLTWAEVGEHVRRRALGFREMGVRDEARVAIMAATSVDWILADLAVLAAGGVTTTIYPSSTPDIVAHIIRDSGSVLVVADPALAGKVDAKVVTPDWEPDQVDGDYDAMVDELTPDRLATLIYTSGTTGMPKGVELTHDNWLHTADAINDLGVLTLDELHFLWLPMSHAFGKVLEVGMIATGVPTAVDGDVDRIAANLQELRPTVVAAAPRIFEKIHQRVVAAMREAGGVKAKLFDWALAVSEHPEWKVRRKIADKLVFSKLRERVGGRIKYFVSGSAPLSLPVGEFFERAGITILEGYGLTESSAASFVNRPDSNRLGTVGPPLLGTEVRIADDGEVLIGGRGIMRGYRGLPEETAATLRDGWLHTGDIGELDEAGRLRITDRKKELIKTSGGKYVAPQSVEGLVKSHSPYIGNVLVHGDRRNYCVALVTIDPDLAPADLDAEAEVGRAVKAANEKLARHETIKRFAVLPKDFTVADGTLTASLKMRRKEIEGRYQDVLDGLYSS; encoded by the coding sequence GTGGCCCGTTCCATCCCCGATCTGTTGCGCGAGCGGGTGCGTGCCACCCCCGACACCGAAGCGCTGCGCTATCGCATCGGTGACACGTGGACGTCGCTGACGTGGGCCGAGGTCGGCGAACACGTGCGCCGGCGTGCGCTGGGCTTCCGCGAGATGGGCGTGCGGGACGAGGCCCGGGTCGCGATCATGGCCGCGACGAGCGTGGACTGGATCCTCGCCGACTTGGCCGTGCTGGCGGCGGGTGGCGTCACGACGACCATCTACCCGAGCAGCACGCCGGACATCGTCGCGCACATCATCCGTGACTCTGGCAGTGTGCTCGTCGTCGCGGACCCGGCGCTGGCGGGCAAGGTGGACGCGAAGGTCGTCACGCCGGACTGGGAGCCGGATCAGGTCGACGGTGACTACGACGCGATGGTGGACGAGCTGACGCCGGACCGCCTGGCCACGCTGATCTACACGTCCGGCACCACCGGCATGCCCAAGGGCGTCGAGCTGACGCACGACAACTGGCTGCACACGGCGGACGCGATCAACGATCTGGGCGTGCTGACCCTGGACGAGCTGCACTTCCTGTGGCTGCCGATGTCCCACGCGTTCGGCAAGGTCCTCGAAGTCGGCATGATCGCGACCGGCGTGCCGACGGCCGTGGACGGCGACGTGGACCGGATCGCGGCCAACCTCCAGGAGCTGCGGCCGACCGTGGTGGCCGCCGCGCCGCGGATCTTCGAAAAGATCCACCAGAGGGTGGTGGCCGCCATGCGCGAGGCGGGCGGCGTGAAGGCGAAGCTGTTCGACTGGGCGCTGGCGGTGTCCGAGCACCCGGAGTGGAAGGTTCGGCGGAAGATCGCGGACAAGCTGGTGTTCAGCAAGCTGCGGGAGCGCGTCGGCGGGCGGATCAAGTACTTCGTGTCCGGCTCGGCGCCGCTGTCCCTGCCGGTCGGCGAGTTCTTCGAACGCGCGGGCATCACGATCCTGGAGGGCTACGGGCTGACCGAGTCGTCCGCGGCGTCGTTCGTGAACCGGCCCGACTCGAACCGGCTCGGCACGGTCGGCCCGCCGCTGCTCGGCACCGAGGTGCGCATCGCCGACGACGGCGAGGTGCTGATCGGCGGGCGCGGCATCATGCGCGGCTACCGCGGCCTGCCCGAGGAGACCGCCGCGACGTTGCGGGACGGTTGGCTGCACACGGGCGACATCGGCGAGCTGGACGAGGCCGGCCGGCTGCGGATCACCGACCGGAAGAAGGAGCTGATCAAGACCTCCGGCGGCAAGTACGTCGCGCCGCAGTCGGTGGAGGGCCTGGTCAAGTCGCACAGTCCGTACATCGGGAACGTGCTGGTGCACGGTGACCGGCGCAACTACTGCGTCGCGCTGGTCACCATCGACCCCGACCTGGCGCCCGCCGACCTCGACGCGGAAGCCGAGGTCGGGCGTGCCGTCAAGGCCGCCAACGAGAAGCTCGCGCGGCACGAGACGATCAAGAGGTTCGCGGTGCTGCCGAAGGACTTCACGGTGGCCGACGGGACCTTGACGGCGAGCCTGAAGATGCGGCGCAAGGAGATCGAGGGCCGCTATCAGGACGTGCTGGACGGCCTGTACTCGAGCTGA
- a CDS encoding DUF1996 domain-containing protein, with the protein MIPTIRRCRRLVTALAVTALTASALTFVTSPASAAPVLLSQGKPVSASSTENGGTPATAAVDGNAGTRWSSAAADPQWIRVDLGSSTAITQVTLNWETAYARSFQLQTSADGNAWTTIATASGVLGVQNLTVSATTRHVRVYTTARATQYGVSLWEFQVFGVRNTSGPIVRVAEFLADCPYSHRLPDDPIVAPNLPGASHMHSFFGNRTTNARSTVESLLAGTSNCNPGTDLSSYWVPTLYADNQPVEPTGTTFYYLGEGVRDDVIARIQPFPLGLRIVAGNAKATQPDASTISRWSCLHAGHVGASKDFVNCPSGTMLESYLDFPQCWNGRDLDSADHKSHMAYPVNADCPSTHPVPVPKLRQVLRYPVNGDPARLRLASGPGFTMHGDFFNAWPVDELARRVRDCINPIIKCGADGRP; encoded by the coding sequence GTGATCCCCACCATTCGCCGATGTCGTCGACTGGTCACCGCACTCGCCGTAACGGCCCTGACCGCGTCGGCACTGACCTTCGTCACCTCGCCGGCCTCCGCCGCCCCGGTACTGCTGTCCCAGGGCAAACCCGTGTCCGCCTCCTCCACCGAGAACGGCGGCACGCCCGCCACCGCGGCCGTCGACGGCAACGCCGGCACCCGCTGGTCCAGCGCCGCCGCCGACCCGCAGTGGATCCGCGTCGACCTCGGCTCGTCCACCGCGATCACCCAGGTCACGCTGAACTGGGAAACCGCCTACGCCCGGTCGTTCCAGCTCCAGACCTCGGCCGACGGCAACGCCTGGACCACGATCGCCACCGCGTCCGGCGTCCTCGGCGTGCAGAACCTGACCGTCTCCGCCACCACCCGCCACGTCCGCGTCTACACGACCGCGCGCGCCACCCAGTACGGCGTGTCGCTGTGGGAGTTCCAGGTGTTCGGCGTGCGGAACACCAGCGGCCCCATCGTGCGGGTCGCCGAGTTCCTGGCCGACTGCCCGTACAGCCACCGACTGCCGGACGACCCGATCGTCGCGCCGAACCTGCCCGGCGCGTCGCACATGCACAGCTTCTTCGGCAACCGGACCACCAACGCCCGGTCGACCGTCGAGTCCCTGCTCGCGGGCACCAGCAACTGCAACCCGGGCACCGACCTGTCCTCCTACTGGGTCCCCACCCTGTACGCGGACAACCAGCCGGTCGAGCCCACCGGCACCACGTTCTACTACCTGGGTGAAGGCGTCCGCGACGACGTCATCGCCCGCATCCAGCCGTTCCCGCTGGGTCTGCGGATCGTCGCGGGCAACGCCAAGGCCACCCAGCCCGACGCCAGCACGATCTCGCGCTGGTCCTGCCTGCACGCCGGCCACGTCGGCGCGTCCAAGGACTTCGTGAACTGCCCGTCGGGCACCATGCTGGAGTCCTACCTGGACTTCCCGCAGTGCTGGAACGGCCGCGACCTGGACTCGGCGGACCACAAGAGCCACATGGCCTACCCGGTGAACGCGGACTGCCCGTCGACCCACCCGGTGCCGGTGCCGAAGCTCCGCCAGGTGCTGCGCTACCCGGTGAACGGCGATCCGGCACGGCTCAGGCTGGCGTCCGGACCGGGCTTCACCATGCACGGCGACTTCTTCAACGCGTGGCCGGTGGACGAGCTCGCCCGCCGGGTGCGCGACTGCATCAACCCGATCATCAAGTGCGGCGCGGACGGCCGACCGTGA
- a CDS encoding 3-dehydroquinate synthase II family protein, translated as MKFAWIDLRTVPEAHREAVVDAAVHARLAGVVSDDPALLDTLPPTISRVLIADAPVESPHLVTVVVDDQDRLDRLAADAAFVQVRDDRTLKLACEAAVRLGHTVVEFTDPTKIPLEIVIAAADSATGKLICVVADLEEAGIVLDVLEHGSDGVLMAPRDATDVFKLARLLEATTPPLELTTLVVQGITHNGLGDRVCVDTASHFREDEGILVGSYSSGFILCCSETHPLPYMPTRPFRVNAGALHSYVLGPDNRTNYLSELRSGSTVLAVDSEGRTRKLTVGRAKLESRPILTITAHSPEGVEVSLTVQDDWHVRVLGPGGKVRNVTELQRGDELLGYIATEQRHVGIPIGEFCKET; from the coding sequence TTGAAGTTCGCCTGGATCGACCTCCGAACCGTCCCCGAAGCGCACCGCGAAGCCGTGGTCGACGCGGCCGTGCACGCCCGACTCGCCGGCGTGGTCTCCGACGACCCGGCGCTGCTGGACACGTTGCCGCCGACGATCAGCCGGGTGCTCATCGCCGACGCGCCGGTCGAGAGCCCGCACCTGGTCACCGTGGTGGTGGACGACCAGGACCGGCTGGACCGGCTCGCCGCCGACGCGGCGTTCGTGCAGGTGCGCGACGACCGCACGCTCAAGCTGGCGTGCGAGGCGGCGGTGCGGCTCGGGCACACCGTCGTCGAGTTCACCGACCCGACGAAGATCCCGCTGGAGATCGTCATCGCCGCCGCCGACAGCGCGACGGGCAAGCTGATCTGCGTGGTGGCCGACCTCGAAGAGGCCGGGATCGTGCTGGACGTGCTGGAGCACGGCTCGGACGGCGTGCTGATGGCGCCGCGCGACGCGACCGACGTGTTCAAGCTGGCCCGACTGCTGGAGGCGACCACCCCGCCGCTGGAGCTGACCACGCTCGTCGTCCAGGGCATCACCCACAACGGCCTCGGCGACCGGGTCTGCGTCGACACCGCCTCGCACTTCCGGGAGGACGAGGGCATCCTCGTCGGCTCCTACTCCTCCGGTTTCATCCTGTGTTGCAGCGAGACGCACCCACTGCCGTACATGCCGACCCGGCCGTTCCGCGTCAACGCGGGCGCGCTGCACTCGTACGTGCTCGGCCCGGACAACCGCACCAACTACCTCTCCGAACTGCGTTCGGGCAGCACGGTGCTCGCGGTCGACTCCGAGGGCCGCACCCGCAAGCTCACCGTCGGCCGGGCCAAGCTCGAATCCCGCCCGATCCTGACCATCACCGCGCACTCGCCCGAGGGCGTCGAGGTGAGCCTCACCGTGCAGGACGACTGGCACGTGCGGGTGCTCGGCCCGGGCGGGAAGGTCCGCAACGTCACCGAGCTCCAGCGGGGTGACGAGCTGCTCGGCTACATCGCGACCGAGCAGCGGCACGTGGGCATCCCCATCGGCGAGTTCTGCAAGGAGACCTGA
- a CDS encoding class I adenylate-forming enzyme family protein: MREFVTDLLRRHGDDVPVFTHEHTVTHGALRASIAAEANVFAASGVGEGSVVALHMPPSFTQLEVVAALWSLGARVVSIDHRLTPAEVDVLRALTRPQFIVRASGGSGGVFRERYELVTERRPEGVPAATRHRLVQFTSGSTGRPKVVGRSTESIIREVLRLGASDGMPKHGEKQLLLHSTAHSFGLMGGLLHALATGVHLVFAVRSTAEEILRTAARHEVDFITGLPFHYDMLASAAEQSASCRSALRTVRGAFAGGELMRPDIADRFAAAYGFMVGECFGTTETGALTMDVTGASRPSVGKPLPDTTIRVRDGLVEVALDQSPYLCEDESGRYLDGWFRTGDRGEFDACGNLRLLGRADSLVVIEGHKVDLVQVEQTLRSHPLVTEAIAVHDKVIEAYVATESDTLTSQEVEAWCADRLADFKMPRRIHVLRALPRTPSGKLVRNPRVLADAR; encoded by the coding sequence ATGCGCGAGTTCGTCACCGACCTGTTGCGCCGCCACGGCGACGACGTGCCGGTGTTCACCCACGAGCACACCGTGACCCACGGCGCTCTGCGTGCCTCGATCGCCGCCGAGGCGAACGTGTTCGCCGCCTCGGGGGTGGGGGAGGGCAGTGTCGTCGCGCTGCACATGCCCCCGAGCTTCACCCAGTTGGAGGTGGTGGCGGCGCTGTGGAGCCTCGGCGCCAGGGTGGTCTCGATCGACCACCGGCTAACGCCCGCCGAGGTCGACGTGCTGCGCGCGCTGACCCGCCCGCAGTTCATCGTGCGCGCCTCCGGCGGATCCGGCGGCGTCTTCCGGGAGCGCTACGAGCTGGTGACCGAGCGGCGGCCCGAGGGAGTGCCCGCCGCCACCCGGCACCGGCTGGTCCAGTTCACGTCCGGCTCGACCGGGCGGCCCAAGGTCGTCGGGCGCAGCACCGAGTCGATCATCCGCGAGGTGCTGCGGCTCGGTGCGTCCGACGGGATGCCGAAGCACGGCGAGAAGCAGTTGCTGCTCCACTCCACCGCGCACAGCTTCGGTCTGATGGGCGGGCTGCTGCACGCGTTGGCCACCGGGGTGCACCTGGTGTTCGCCGTCCGGAGCACGGCCGAGGAGATCCTGCGGACCGCCGCACGGCACGAGGTGGACTTCATCACCGGCCTGCCGTTCCACTACGACATGCTGGCGTCGGCGGCCGAGCAGTCCGCCTCCTGCCGTTCCGCGCTGCGCACGGTGCGCGGCGCGTTCGCGGGCGGTGAGCTGATGCGGCCCGACATCGCCGACCGATTCGCCGCGGCCTACGGCTTCATGGTCGGCGAGTGCTTCGGCACCACCGAGACCGGCGCGCTGACCATGGACGTGACCGGCGCGAGCCGGCCGTCGGTGGGCAAGCCCTTGCCCGACACCACGATCCGGGTGCGGGACGGGCTGGTCGAGGTGGCGCTGGACCAGTCGCCGTACCTGTGCGAGGACGAGTCCGGCCGTTACCTGGACGGGTGGTTCCGGACGGGTGATCGTGGCGAGTTCGACGCGTGCGGCAACCTGCGGCTGCTGGGCCGGGCGGACTCGCTCGTGGTGATCGAGGGCCACAAGGTGGACCTGGTCCAGGTGGAGCAGACGCTGCGCTCCCACCCGCTGGTCACGGAGGCGATCGCGGTGCACGACAAGGTGATCGAGGCCTATGTGGCGACCGAGTCGGACACGCTGACCTCGCAGGAGGTCGAGGCGTGGTGCGCCGACCGGTTGGCCGATTTCAAGATGCCGCGGCGGATCCACGTGCTGCGGGCGTTGCCGCGGACGCCGAGCGGCAAGCTGGTGCGCAACCCGAGGGTGCTCGCGGACGCGCGGTGA
- a CDS encoding 2-amino-3,7-dideoxy-D-threo-hept-6-ulosonate synthase — MRKALRLRRLSRPRDDRYLFVPLDHSVSDGPVVPRDRWHDLIDSVVVGGADAIIVHKGRVRTIDPGVLAGCALVVHLSAGTAHAADTNAKVLVGEVDEALRLGADAVSVHVNIGSDTEERQLVDFGVVAKACDDWNVPLIAMAYPRGPRIADPNDPVLLAHVVNIAVDLGADIVKTNLALPAERMADVIASCPIPVLVAGGPATGGSVVDHARTAMAVGCSGLAVGRRVFTSPAPMSLVAELASIVHDDTEADLVRAMTGVVASS, encoded by the coding sequence ATGAGGAAAGCGTTGCGGCTGCGACGCCTTTCCCGTCCGCGCGACGACAGGTACCTGTTCGTCCCGCTCGACCACAGTGTTTCGGATGGTCCGGTGGTGCCGCGCGACCGGTGGCACGACCTCATCGATTCCGTAGTCGTCGGCGGCGCCGATGCCATCATCGTCCACAAAGGACGGGTCCGCACCATCGACCCGGGCGTGCTGGCCGGCTGCGCGCTGGTCGTCCACCTGAGCGCGGGCACCGCGCACGCCGCCGACACCAACGCCAAGGTGCTGGTCGGCGAGGTGGACGAGGCGCTGCGACTGGGCGCGGACGCGGTGAGCGTGCACGTCAACATCGGCTCGGACACCGAGGAGCGGCAGCTCGTCGACTTCGGTGTGGTCGCCAAGGCGTGCGACGACTGGAACGTGCCGCTGATCGCCATGGCCTACCCGCGCGGGCCGCGGATCGCCGACCCGAACGACCCCGTGCTGCTCGCCCACGTGGTGAACATCGCGGTCGACCTCGGGGCCGACATCGTCAAGACCAACCTCGCCCTGCCCGCCGAGCGGATGGCCGACGTCATCGCCAGCTGCCCCATCCCCGTGCTGGTCGCGGGCGGTCCGGCGACCGGGGGCAGCGTGGTCGACCACGCCCGCACCGCGATGGCGGTCGGCTGCTCGGGCCTCGCCGTCGGCCGTCGCGTCTTCACCTCGCCCGCGCCGATGTCGCTGGTCGCGGAGCTCGCGTCGATCGTCCACGACGACACCGAGGCGGACCTGGTCCGCGCCATGACGGGCGTCGTGGCCTCGTCATGA
- a CDS encoding discoidin domain-containing protein, whose translation MRRRSAITAFALLTALVVPVAGVQAAECGTANAALNAPVTASSVESGSPFAATSAVDGNAGTRWSSAFSDPQWLRIDLGASRDVCGATLQWEAAYATAFQIQVSPDGAAWTTVHQTTTGTGGTQNVTFTGTGRYIRLYATARATQYGVSLWEFAVRTGTNTTPTEGLLSYNKPAFASSFQDDGACPVCTPAKALDFNPATRWATSPTTGWVDPGWIYVDLGASARISKVVVQWDPAHASAFQIQTSDNASTWTTIHSVTNGTGFKQTLAVNGTGRYVRVNLTARSGQYGYSLWEFQVYGTGGSPTPPPPQAPDPGNPLRLVWSDEFNAPAGTRPDATKWRPEIGTGQNAELQYYTDNRNAFTDGAGNMVLEARREVTPGSACPVDPVSGSGTCQYTSARLITEGKASWTYGRIEANIKVSGTKGLWPAFWMLGNDIFKGTAWPASGEIDIMEHLGREPNTAYQTIHGPAYFGAGGIGQMRDIGQDYANAFHLFRVDWNSKGMVFSIDGVTVITIDKATVEATRGPWVFDKPFFILLNNAVGGDWPGPPDATTSFPQRMLVDYVRVYQ comes from the coding sequence GTGAGAAGACGCAGCGCGATCACGGCGTTCGCACTGCTCACCGCACTGGTCGTGCCGGTGGCGGGCGTCCAGGCGGCGGAGTGCGGCACGGCCAACGCGGCGTTGAACGCGCCGGTCACCGCGTCGTCCGTGGAGTCCGGCAGCCCGTTCGCGGCGACCTCGGCCGTGGACGGCAACGCCGGCACCCGCTGGTCCAGCGCGTTCAGCGACCCGCAGTGGCTGCGGATCGACCTCGGGGCGAGCCGGGACGTCTGCGGCGCGACGTTGCAGTGGGAGGCCGCCTACGCGACGGCGTTCCAGATCCAGGTGTCCCCGGACGGCGCCGCGTGGACCACCGTCCACCAGACCACCACCGGCACGGGCGGCACGCAGAACGTCACCTTCACCGGAACGGGCCGCTACATCCGCCTCTACGCCACCGCCCGCGCCACGCAGTACGGCGTTTCGCTGTGGGAGTTCGCCGTCCGCACGGGCACGAACACCACGCCGACTGAAGGGCTGCTGTCGTACAACAAGCCGGCGTTCGCGTCGTCGTTCCAGGACGACGGCGCCTGCCCGGTCTGCACGCCCGCCAAGGCGCTGGACTTCAACCCCGCCACCCGGTGGGCCACCAGCCCCACCACCGGCTGGGTCGACCCCGGCTGGATCTACGTCGACCTGGGCGCGTCCGCGCGGATCAGCAAGGTCGTCGTCCAGTGGGACCCGGCGCACGCGTCCGCGTTCCAGATCCAGACCTCCGACAACGCCTCGACCTGGACCACGATCCACTCGGTCACGAACGGCACGGGGTTCAAGCAGACCCTCGCCGTGAACGGCACGGGCCGGTACGTGCGGGTGAACCTCACCGCGCGCAGCGGCCAGTACGGCTACTCGCTGTGGGAGTTCCAGGTCTACGGCACCGGCGGCAGCCCCACACCGCCACCGCCGCAGGCCCCCGATCCCGGCAACCCGCTGCGCCTCGTGTGGAGCGACGAGTTCAACGCGCCCGCGGGCACGAGGCCGGACGCGACCAAGTGGCGTCCGGAGATCGGCACCGGTCAGAACGCCGAGCTCCAGTACTACACCGACAACCGCAACGCGTTCACCGACGGCGCCGGGAACATGGTGCTGGAGGCCAGGCGGGAGGTCACGCCGGGTTCGGCGTGCCCGGTCGACCCGGTCAGCGGCAGCGGCACGTGCCAGTACACGTCGGCCCGGCTCATCACCGAGGGCAAGGCGTCGTGGACGTACGGCCGGATCGAGGCCAACATCAAGGTGTCCGGCACCAAGGGCCTGTGGCCCGCGTTCTGGATGCTCGGCAACGACATCTTCAAGGGCACCGCGTGGCCCGCGAGCGGTGAGATCGACATCATGGAGCACCTGGGTCGTGAGCCGAACACCGCGTACCAGACGATCCACGGCCCGGCGTACTTCGGCGCGGGCGGGATCGGCCAGATGCGTGACATCGGCCAGGACTACGCGAACGCCTTCCACCTGTTCCGGGTCGACTGGAACAGCAAGGGCATGGTGTTCAGCATCGACGGCGTGACTGTCATCACCATCGACAAGGCGACGGTGGAGGCGACGCGGGGTCCGTGGGTGTTCGACAAGCCGTTCTTCATCCTGCTCAACAACGCGGTGGGCGGTGACTGGCCCGGTCCGCCGGACGCCACCACGTCCTTCCCGCAGCGCATGTTGGTCGACTACGTGCGCGTCTACCAGTGA
- a CDS encoding LacI family DNA-binding transcriptional regulator: MDRRPVTLEEVARIAGVSRATVSRVVNGVATVDRELRQVVEKAISKTGYTPNRAARSLVTRRAGAIGLVLPDEGRTLHDPYFGRVVSGVLPVIRPLGVQLVLTSGDHREVVDDIRQHRLDGVILIHTHSADPLPRQLIEANLPVVLAARPVRPMSITYVDVDQAAGAALAADHLVERGCRHLATITGPLETPPGQDRLRGFREAAARHGLPDPIVIEGDFSRQGGATAADKLTGLEIDGLFIASDLMATGALPVLRQAGRRVPEDIKVVGFDDSSPAVESDPPLTTVRQPVEDMAAEMARLLVQRVERPDRPVSSVVFAPTLVIRQSS; encoded by the coding sequence GTGGACCGCAGACCAGTCACGTTGGAAGAGGTCGCGCGGATCGCGGGGGTTTCCCGGGCCACGGTGTCCCGGGTCGTCAACGGGGTTGCCACGGTGGACCGGGAGCTGCGCCAGGTAGTGGAGAAGGCCATCTCCAAGACCGGCTACACCCCCAACCGCGCGGCACGTTCGCTCGTCACCCGAAGGGCGGGCGCGATCGGCCTCGTCCTGCCGGACGAGGGCCGCACCCTGCACGACCCGTATTTCGGCCGGGTGGTCAGCGGCGTGCTGCCGGTGATCCGACCGCTCGGCGTGCAGCTCGTGCTGACCTCGGGCGACCACCGCGAGGTGGTGGACGACATCCGGCAGCACCGGCTCGACGGCGTGATACTGATCCACACCCACAGCGCGGACCCGCTGCCGCGCCAGCTGATCGAGGCGAACCTCCCGGTCGTGCTGGCCGCCCGCCCGGTCCGCCCGATGTCGATCACCTACGTGGACGTGGACCAAGCCGCCGGCGCGGCCCTCGCGGCAGACCACCTGGTGGAGCGCGGGTGCCGCCACCTGGCGACGATCACCGGCCCGTTGGAGACACCCCCGGGCCAGGACAGGCTCCGGGGTTTCCGAGAAGCCGCCGCCCGACACGGCCTACCCGACCCCATCGTCATCGAGGGCGACTTCTCCCGCCAAGGCGGCGCCACAGCGGCGGACAAACTCACGGGCTTGGAAATCGACGGCCTGTTCATCGCCTCGGACCTGATGGCGACCGGCGCACTGCCGGTGCTGCGGCAAGCCGGCCGCCGGGTACCCGAGGACATCAAGGTCGTGGGCTTCGACGACAGCAGCCCGGCAGTGGAATCCGACCCGCCGCTGACCACGGTCCGCCAGCCGGTGGAGGACATGGCCGCCGAAATGGCACGCCTGCTCGTGCAACGGGTAGAGCGCCCGGACCGCCCGGTCAGCTCGGTGGTTTTCGCGCCGACCCTGGTGATCCGCCAGTCGAGCTGA
- the idi gene encoding isopentenyl-diphosphate Delta-isomerase has product MEQVVLLDESGVGIGVADKASVHHSSTPLHLAFSSYVFDSEGRLLLTRRALHKKTWPGVWTNTCCGHPAPDEPMDTAVARRLFDELGLKDVTLDLVLPAFRYRAVMENGVTENEMCPVFRGLVTGDPTLNPDEVDSFEWAPWAEFAPAVLAGARPISPWCALQVAELWELGPDPSAWPVAQPSTLPAAARLS; this is encoded by the coding sequence GTGGAACAAGTCGTGCTCCTGGACGAGTCCGGGGTCGGGATCGGCGTCGCCGACAAAGCCTCCGTTCACCACTCGTCCACCCCGCTGCATCTGGCCTTCTCGTCGTACGTGTTCGACTCGGAGGGCCGTCTGCTGCTGACCAGACGCGCCCTGCACAAGAAGACGTGGCCGGGGGTGTGGACGAACACGTGCTGCGGCCATCCCGCGCCCGACGAGCCGATGGACACGGCGGTGGCCCGGCGGCTGTTCGACGAGCTCGGCCTGAAGGACGTCACCCTCGACCTCGTGCTGCCCGCGTTCCGGTACCGGGCGGTGATGGAGAACGGCGTCACCGAGAACGAGATGTGCCCCGTCTTCCGGGGCCTGGTCACCGGCGACCCGACGCTCAACCCGGACGAGGTTGACTCGTTCGAGTGGGCGCCGTGGGCCGAGTTCGCGCCCGCCGTGCTGGCCGGCGCCCGTCCGATCTCGCCGTGGTGCGCCCTCCAGGTCGCGGAGCTGTGGGAACTCGGCCCCGACCCGTCGGCCTGGCCCGTGGCCCAGCCCTCGACCCTCCCCGCCGCCGCACGCCTCTCCTGA
- a CDS encoding DUF998 domain-containing protein, translated as MLTAEPAQTRAPARFAAFGGAAAVVLTVVLVGGMDLYRLGDSTRHLRRTISEYALGPQRWVFDTGVLLLVAGSVAILAVLVRHGVAKWHSAGALAFGAWSVGLTLVVIFPKNNWAIGPSMSGSIHRFGSMVAFIALPIAAMLLARPWLRDRVWGAHARWTFGFGVLSALAFTPILYAIAVNAVVGTSWWRVIPLGYVERLLVLTEVVAVLVAAVWAIAVTRPGQLVTRTGQLEYRPSSTS; from the coding sequence GTGCTGACCGCTGAACCCGCCCAGACCCGTGCCCCGGCCCGCTTCGCCGCTTTCGGGGGCGCCGCGGCCGTCGTGCTGACCGTCGTCCTGGTCGGCGGCATGGACCTCTACCGGCTTGGTGATTCCACGAGACACCTGCGTCGGACGATCAGCGAGTACGCCCTGGGGCCGCAACGCTGGGTGTTCGACACGGGCGTGCTCCTGCTCGTGGCCGGGTCGGTCGCGATCCTCGCCGTGCTGGTCCGGCACGGCGTGGCGAAGTGGCACTCGGCGGGCGCGTTGGCGTTCGGCGCGTGGTCGGTCGGGCTGACCCTGGTGGTGATCTTCCCCAAGAACAACTGGGCCATCGGCCCGAGCATGAGCGGCAGCATCCACCGGTTCGGCAGCATGGTGGCGTTCATCGCCCTGCCGATCGCGGCGATGCTGCTCGCCCGCCCGTGGCTGCGCGACCGGGTGTGGGGCGCGCACGCCCGCTGGACGTTCGGGTTCGGCGTGCTGTCCGCCCTCGCCTTCACTCCCATCCTGTACGCGATCGCGGTGAACGCCGTCGTCGGCACGTCCTGGTGGCGGGTGATCCCGCTCGGCTACGTGGAACGGCTGCTGGTGCTCACCGAGGTGGTCGCCGTGCTGGTGGCGGCCGTGTGGGCGATCGCGGTGACCCGCCCCGGTCAGCTGGTGACCCGGACGGGTCAGCTCGAGTACAGGCCGTCCAGCACGTCCTGA